One segment of Melospiza melodia melodia isolate bMelMel2 unplaced genomic scaffold, bMelMel2.pri scaffold_34, whole genome shotgun sequence DNA contains the following:
- the LOC134434299 gene encoding olfactory receptor 14J1-like, producing the protein KPLHYGTLLGSRACAHMAAAAWTSAFLYSLLHTANTFSLPLCHGNALGQFFCEIPQILKLSCSKFYLRELGLIVVGASLGFGCFVFIVFSYVQIFRAVLRIPSEQGRHKAFSTCLPHLAVVSLFLSTGTFAYLKPSSISSPSLDLALSVLYSVVPPALNPLI; encoded by the coding sequence aaacccctgcactacgggaccctcctgggcagcagagcttgtgcccacatggcagcagctgcctggaccagtgcctttctctattcactgctgcacacagccaatacattttccctgcccctgtgccacggcaatgccctgggccagttcttctgtgaaatcccccagatcctcaagctctcctgctccaaattctacctcagggaacttgggctcattgtggttggtgcatctttaggttttggttgttttgtgttcattgttttctcctatgtgcagatcttcagggctgtgctgaggatcccctctgagcagggacggcacaaagccttttccacctgcctccctcacctggccgtggtctccctgttcctcagcactggcacatttgcctacctgaagccctcctccatctcctccccatccctggatctggccctgtcagttctgtactcggtggttcctccagccctgaaccctctcatc